Within Cellulophaga sp. L1A9, the genomic segment TATGTACTGGATAAAATGAAGCCTAAATTTATTGAGCAGGCTTCAGCAAAAGGGCATAATGTTGATAAATTAGAGAAAATTTGGAAGGATTGGGAGGCCTTTGCAGCTTATGCTTTTAATAAATCTCACTCCACCTGTTATGCTTGGATTGCGTATCAAACCGCCTATTGTAAAGCGCATTATCCTGCGGAATATATGGCTGCGGTGCTTTCAAATAATATGAATGATATCAAGCAGGTTACATTTTTTATGGAAGAATGTAAGCGTATGGGCTTAGATGTTTTAGGACCGGATGTAAATGAATCGTATTACAAATTTGCGGTAAATGATTATGGTGCGGTTCGTTTTGGAATGGGAGCTGTAAAAGGTGTTGGCCGTGGTGCAGTAGAAACTATAGTTGAAAATAGAAAAGAAAAAGGTCCATTTAAGTCGGTTTTCGATTTGTCAAAACGTATTGATCTGCGTGCAGCGAATAAAAAAGCATTTGAAAACTTAGCGGTTGCTGGTGGTTTTGATTCTTTTGGGGATACGCATAGAGCACAGTACTTTGCAGACGAAGGAGACGGAATTACTTTTTTGGAAAAAGCAGTAAAATATGGCTCTAAATTTCAAGAAAATGAAAACTCTAGTCAGGTAAGTTTATTTGGTGATGCTAGTGAAGTGCAGATTGCAGAACCAACGGTTCCGCCTTGTGAGGAATGGGGGACCATGGAAAAATTACGCCGGGAGAAAGAAGTCGTGGGAATTTATATTTCAGGGCACCCTCTAGATGATTTTAAATCAGAAGTAAAATCGTTCTGTAATGCAAGTCTTTCTAATTTAAATGATTTGGAGAGTATTGTAAATAGAGAGGTTTCTTTTGCCGGGGTAATTGCAGATGTACAGCATAGGGTTTCTAAAAATGGAAAAGGTTGGGCAATGTTCACCATGGAAGATTATACAGACACTTTTGAGTTTAGGATATTCGGAGAAGAGTATTTAAAGTTCCGCCATTTTTTAATGATCAATTCCTTTGCCTACGTAAAATTATTTGTGCGTGAAGGTTGGGTAAATCGGGATACTGGTAAAAAAGGAGATCCGCGAATGCAATTCAATAGTTTTATGTTATTGCAGGAAGTAATGGAAACGTATGCGAAAAAACTGACCATCAATTTGAATATAGATTTATTAAAAGAAGAAAAAATCTACGAGCTTAAGCAAACTATAGATGCCCATAGAGGAGAACATTCTCTTAATTTTATGGTGTATGAAATGCAAGAAGAGATTAAGGTTAGTCTGGTAAGTAGAAAGCAAAAGGTGCAAATTTCAAGTGAATTGCTGCAGCTTCTTGAAAAGCAAGATATTTTATTTAAATTAAATTAATAAAGTTTATCGATAGGGCAATAGCTAAAACGAATGTAACGTTAGTAAGGAAAGAGAATAATATTTGACTAAATTTGCATAACAATAAAAAGAAACAAAATGGCATTAGAGATAACAGACGCAACTTTTGATGAAGTAGTCTTAAAAAGTGATAAACCAGTAGTAGTTGATTTTTGGGCAGCATGGTGTGGACCATGTAGAATGGTAGGTCCAATCATTGATGAAGTTAGTACTGAGTATGATGGTAAAGCGGTAGTTGGTAAAGTAGATGTTGATGCGAATCAAGAATTTGCTGCTAAATACGGAGTGCGTAACATTCCTACAGTATTGGTTTTTAAAGATGGTGAAATTGTAAGTAGACAAGTAGGAGTTTCTCCTAAGAAAGTGTACACAGATGCAATTGATGCGGCATTATAGTAAATAATATAATGTCCATCTGGGCATAAAGAATAAAAAAATCCTGCTTATAGCGGGATTTTTTTGTGTCTATAAGGGAGTATATTTAAGTTTAGAGCACTGTTTTAATTATCTTTAGTGGTATGAATGTACAATCAGAATTACATAAATCTTTTTTATTTCAGAATCTTGGGCTTTTAGCGAATCAAGTAGTGGAAGGATTTATTAGTGGAATTCATAAGAGTCCGTTTCATGGTTTCTCTGCTGAATTTGCAGAACATAAAATTTATAACAACGGAGAAAGTACAAAACATATCGATTGGAAGCTATTCGCAAAAACCGATAAATTGTACACCAAGCGCTATGAGGAAGAAACCAATCTTCGTTGCCATATGATATTAGATAACTCAGCTTCTATGTTTTATCCAGAAGTAAAGAATTTAGCAATAGATAACCTTAATAAAATAGGTTTTAGTGTTTTGGCTATTGCTGCGCTTATGGCTATTTTAAAGAAACAAAGAGACGCTGTTGGTTTAAGTGTATATTCCGATCAATACGAATATTACGCATCTGAAAAGGGTAGTGAGCGGCACCATCAGATGTTATTGGCGAAACTTAATGAAGTTAGTGCAACTTCAAATCCGGAAAATAGAACAGAAACGTATACTTATTTGCACCTGATAGCGGAAAAAATGAAACGTAGGAGTTTAATTTTTCTATTTACAGATATGCTTCAAGCGGAAACAGAAGATGAAAAATTGTTTGATGCTTTACGTCATTTAAAATACAACAAACACGAAGTGGTTTTGTTTCATGTACTAGATGCGGAACATGAGGTCGATTTTAATTTTGACAATACGCCTAAGCGATTTATTGATGTGGAGACAAGAGAAAAAATAGATATTTATGCAGATACCGTTAAGGAAGGCTATAAGAAAAGTGTCAATGTATATAAAGAGAACTTAAAGTTGAATTGCGCACAGTATAAGATTAAATATGTTCCTGTGGATGTAGGAGGCGATTTTTCTAAAATTCTAAATACCTATATGACTGAAAGGCAAAAATTTCTATAACCTCAAGATAATGACTACACTCCGTTTAGCAGATACCGAAGCACTGCCTCAGGTTTTTGCTTTAAAGCAAAAAATAGAAAAACTTTCAGATAAAGGATATGCCTTTGGTCATCAAGATACGACGTCTTACGGGGTAGGGTGGCGCCATGACCAAGATGCGTATACAAGTGATGTATATAAAGTAATAGGTGACTTTCCCTTAGTTTATGGTTTTGATATTGGCCAGATTGAACATGGGAAAGACAAAAACTTAGATGATGTGCCTTTTGATGCTATGTGCACTCTCATGCGGAAAGCACATAAGGAAGGCGGGATCATCACCATTAGTTGGCATGCAGATAATCCTGTTTCTAAAGGCGATAGCTGGGAAACTACGATTGCTGTAAAACATATTTTGGAGGGTGGCAGCCATTTTCAAGTCTATAAAGAGTGGCTTAAAAAAGTTGCTGACTTCCTATTGCGTTTAAAAGATGAAAACGGAATGTTGATTCCGGTTGCTTTTCGTCCGTTTCATGAAATGAATGGTGCTTGGTTTTGGTGGGGCAATCCAAATTGCAGTCCTGAGGGGTATAAAGCTTTGTGGTTGCAAACCTTGCAACTGCTGTCGGTAGAATTTGAAGTTCATAATTTACTGTATGTGTATGCTCCTAATTTGGTGTTCACGGAAGCAGAATACCTTTTAAATTATCCTGGAGATCATGTTGTAGATATGTTAGGTTTAGATCTGTACCAACATGGAACTGGTAAAGCATTTAAAAAAACGCTAAAAACTAATGTGGAGGTTTTAAAAAGGGTAGCAGAAACATTAAAAAAGCCATATGCTTTAACTGAAATTGGATTAGATAAGGTTTCAGAATCACGATGGTGGAGTACCATTTTAGATGATACAGTGGCAGAAATGGGTATTGCTTGGGTGTTATTATGGCGAAACGATTCTGAAAATCATTTTTTTGTGCCGTATCCGGATCAATTAAGTGCTAACGATTTTAAAACATTTAGTCAAAAGGCACACGTTTTGTTTTTAGACGACGGAAAAGTTTAATTTTTATTTTTTTGTAAGTGTCTGATAACTAAGTTCAATGGATTTTTTTGTAATTTATTTTGAAAAAAAGTGAATTTTTTAGTCAAAAAAATTTGCGTAATTAAATAAGCGGCGTATATTTGCAACCGCTAAAAGCAACGGTTCGGTAGTTCAGTTGGTTAGAATACCTGCCTGTCACGCAGGGGGTCGCGGGTTCGAGTCCCGTCCGGACCGCCAACAAATCCTCAACGCAAGTTGAGGATTTTTTTTGTTTAATAGTTAAGTGATTGGTCTGTGTTTGGGTTGTGATCTGTCATGACTAAATCTAGTGTTTAAGTAAAAACGATAGTCAATCTATAAAGGAAGAATTCTTCATTTTCCTAACTTCTGAATTGACCTCTAAAATCTTTTGTTTTGTGTTAATGGATGTTGTGGAAGCATTCGTACTTCTGTCCATATTATAATTCAGGAATAATTTATGGTTTATTGTTTTTGTACAGGCTATGGAGTTGAATGTTCTAAATCTGGTGTTTTTTACATTTTATATCAATGTGATGATTTTGTTTTTGCTTGTTGTGGAGAAGTCGCTGCATTGGATAGGTTTCTCATTTCTTGAAACTATTAGTAAGGAATCTTGGTGTCAGGATGTATAAGGAACAAGGATTTGCTTTGGTCTTCCCTGCCGGCAGCTGTCTAGTTGTAATTGGCTTTGTATAGAGGAGTCTACTTCTTTTAAAAGTTGTTTTCTTATTTTTTCATTTTTAATTCTTCTAACACAAGTGTCTTGTTCTTTCCTTTAGCTTTTTATTCTGTTCGTTTTCTCGATCATTAGCTTTCTGTCAATATTTTGTCGGCATGGCTTGAAGTGTTTCGGGGTGTTCTTTTTAAAGGAGGATGAGTTTAAGAGAAAGGTTTAAGTGTCCTTCTGATCCTATGTTGAAAATAATTTTTAGAATAATTGGAATACAGAATCAAAATAAGTGTCACTTATTAAGTGGGTTGCTATATAAAGGTGTCATCTATATATTGATAAAGGAATAAGGGTGAGTTTGATATAGGTATTGGTGGTTACTTTAAAACTGTGGTTTATAGTAGGAGTTGTTTTGTGAGGGGTGAATGGGGATGCATTTTTCTGAAATTATTATAATAGATAGATGCGTTGTAGTAAAAATAGTAATTGGTTGCAGGTTTCGTTATTGTAATTTTCTTTTCCTACCTCTGTTGAGGTAATTGAGGTGAACGTTCCTTTGAGTGCTTAAATCAGGAGTTGATATTGGTCTTGGAAATAGCTAGACCGGAAACGGGAAAGAGTGCGTGTTCAGTCAAAGGGATTAGGTTGGTGAGTCAAAAGTGTTTTTGTAGGTGTTGAAGGTCCGATGAATTAGATTAATGGTGGATGACGAGTATCTTGTGGAGCAATTTGCATAATATAGTATAGATGTGGGCGGGGTCTGTTTATGGGTAATAAGGTCTGTTGATTGCTTTTTTTGATAGAACAATGATTATTCTTAATCTTTTTTTGAGTGTTAAGTCTTTGTTTCTAGGGTGTTATAAAAACGTCAAAAAAAAGATTGAATTTTTTTTTCAAAAACGCTTGTAGGTTTCAAAAGAGGGTGTATATTTGCAGCCGCTTAGGGAAACAACGATACTGAGATAAGCGGTTAAGAATACGAAATAAAAGTTCATTGACATATTGTAAGACAGCGTTTAATTACTGGAAACGGTAATTAAATAAATTGAATTAAAGAATTAGCTTAAAGAATACTAAGGGCTAGGATTCGGATGATTTTGTTGTTGGTTTAGGATGTTATATAATATTTACAAAACAACGATGAAGAGTTTGATCCTGGCTCAGGATGAACGCTAGCGGCAGGCCTAACACATGCAAGTCGAGGGGTAACAGGGAGCTTGCTCCGCTGACGACCGGCGCACGGGTGCGCAACGCGTATGCAATCTACCTCTTACTAAGGGATAGCCCAGAGAAATTTGGATTAATATCTTATGTGGTATATGAGTGGCATCACTTATATATTAAAGGTTACGGTAAGAGATGAGCATGCGTCCCATTAGTTAGTTGGTGTGGTAACGGCACACCAAGACTTCGATGGGTAGGGGTCCTGAGAGGGAGATCCCCCACACTGGTACTGAGACACGGACCAGACTCCTACGGGAGGCAGCAGTGAGGAATATTGGACAATGGACGGAAGTCTGATCCAGCCATGCCGCGTGTAGGAAGACTGCCCTATGGGTTGTAAACTACTTTTATACAGGAAGAATAAGATCTACGTGTAGATTGATGACGGTACTGTAAGAATAAGGACCGGCTAACTCCGTGCCAGCAGCCGCGGTAATACGGAGGGTCCGAGCGTTATCCGGAATTATTGGGTTTAAAGGGTCCGTAGGCGGGCTGTTAAGTCAGAGGTGAAATGCTGCGGCTCAACCGTATGCACTGCCTTTGATACTGGCGGTCTTGAGTTATAGTGAAGTGGCTAGAATAAGTAGTGTAGCGGTGAAATGCATAGATATTACTTAGAATACCGATTGCGAAGGCAGGTCACTAACTATACACTGACGCTGATGGACGAAAGCGTGGGTAGCGAACAGGATTAGATACCCTGGTAGTCCACGCCGTAAACGATGGATACTAGCTGTTCGGTTTTCGGACTGAGCGGCCAAGCGAAAGTGATAAGTATCCCACCTGGGGAGTACGTTCGCAAGAATGAAACTCAAAGGAATTGACGGGGGCCCGCACAAGCGGTGGAGCATGTGGTTTAATTCGATGATACGCGAGGAACCTTACCAGGGCTTAAATGTAGATTGACAGGTTTAGAGATAGACTTTTCTTCGGACAATTTACAAGGTGCTGCATGGTTGTCGTCAGCTCGTGCCGTGAGGTGTCAGGTTAAGTCCTATAACGAGCGCAACCCCTGTCGTTAGTTGCCAGCATGTAATGATGGGGACTCTAACGAGACTGCCGGTGCAAACCGTGAGGAAGGTGGGGATGACGTCAAATCATCACGGCCCTTACGTCCTGGGCCACACACGTGCTACAATGGCCGGTACAGAGAGCAGCCATCTGGCAACAGAGAGCGAATCTATAAAACCGGTCACAGTTCGGATCGGGGTCTGCAACTCGACCCCGTGAAGCTGGAATCGCTAGTAATCGGATATCAGCCATGATCCGGTGAATACGTTCCCGGGCCTTGTACACACCGCCCGTCAAGCCATGGAAGCCGGGAGTGCCTGAAGTCCGTCACCGTAAGGAGCGGCCTAGGGCAAGATCGGTAACTAGGGCTAAGTCGTAACAAGGTAGCCGTACCGGAAGGTGCGGCTGGAACACCTCCTTTCTAGAGAAAAACATCTCAATGATAAAATACGAAAGAGTTCTAGTCCTTGTATTTTTAAGTTATTAATTGTTCAAATTGCTGTCTTATAATTATGTTATTATAATATTGATAGAGTCTGTTAAAGGATTCGCTAAGTGAGAGTCTCATAGCTCAGCTGGTTAGAGCGCTACACTGATAATGTAGAGGTCGGCAGTTCGAGTCTGCCTGAGACTACAAGCTTAAAGTTTGGTTATTTATTTAATCAAGATACGTTCATTAAAATTGAGGATACTAATTTAAATTAGTATCACTTGAAAGGAAATTTTAGAGGTTGAGTATAGCCGTTATAAGTACTGTTAACTAATAACTGTTAACTGATCACTAAAAGACGGGGGATTAGCTCAGCTGGCTAGAGCGCCTGCCTTGCACGCAGGAGGTCATCGGTTCGACTCCGATATTCTCCACCAGGCAATGCCTGGAGATATTTATATCTTCAGGTATTGAGGAGGAATCATTGATAATTTTATTGTCAGTGGTGACTCACCGAAGTTCATTGACATATTGGGACAAAGTGAATTACAATTATCTTCAGGGATATTGTAATCACAAGAAAACACAAATTTAAAAATAGAGTAAAGTACGATAGAGGTACTGCTGTATTTATACAGTAGTAATTTATATAATAGAATAAAAAGGACTAGTGACAAGCTAGAAAAGGGCGTATGGGGGATGCCTAGGCTCTCAGAGGCGATGAAGGACGTGATAAGCTGCGAAAAGCTGCGGGGAGGTGCACACAACTTGTGATCCGCGGATATCCGAATGGGGCAACCTGTCTGGTTGAAGGCCAGTCGTGATCGTAAGATCAAGCAAACCCGGTGAACTGAAACATCTAAGTAGCCGGAGGAGGAGAAAACAAAAGTGATTCCGTTAGTAGTGGCGAGCGAACGCGGATTAGCCCAAACCAGTATTGTTTCGGCAATGCTGGGGTTGTAGGACCACGATATTTGATGCGCGATGAATTAGAACTATTTGGAAAGATAGGCCGAAGACGGTGATAGCCCGGTATAAGTAAAGGACGTTATTGATAGTGGTATCCTGAGTAGTGCGGGGCACGTGAAACCTTGTATGAATTTGCCGGGACCATCCGGTAAGGCTAAATACTCCTGAGAGACCGATAGTGAACCAGTACCGTGAGGGAAAGGTGAAAAGAACCGTGAATAACGGAGTGAAAAAGATCCTGAAACCATACGCTTACAAGCGGTCGGAGCCTTTAGGGGTGACGGCGTGCCTTTTGCATAATGAGCC encodes:
- the trxA gene encoding thioredoxin translates to MALEITDATFDEVVLKSDKPVVVDFWAAWCGPCRMVGPIIDEVSTEYDGKAVVGKVDVDANQEFAAKYGVRNIPTVLVFKDGEIVSRQVGVSPKKVYTDAIDAAL
- a CDS encoding DUF58 domain-containing protein — protein: MNVQSELHKSFLFQNLGLLANQVVEGFISGIHKSPFHGFSAEFAEHKIYNNGESTKHIDWKLFAKTDKLYTKRYEEETNLRCHMILDNSASMFYPEVKNLAIDNLNKIGFSVLAIAALMAILKKQRDAVGLSVYSDQYEYYASEKGSERHHQMLLAKLNEVSATSNPENRTETYTYLHLIAEKMKRRSLIFLFTDMLQAETEDEKLFDALRHLKYNKHEVVLFHVLDAEHEVDFNFDNTPKRFIDVETREKIDIYADTVKEGYKKSVNVYKENLKLNCAQYKIKYVPVDVGGDFSKILNTYMTERQKFL
- a CDS encoding glycoside hydrolase family 26 protein — translated: MTTLRLADTEALPQVFALKQKIEKLSDKGYAFGHQDTTSYGVGWRHDQDAYTSDVYKVIGDFPLVYGFDIGQIEHGKDKNLDDVPFDAMCTLMRKAHKEGGIITISWHADNPVSKGDSWETTIAVKHILEGGSHFQVYKEWLKKVADFLLRLKDENGMLIPVAFRPFHEMNGAWFWWGNPNCSPEGYKALWLQTLQLLSVEFEVHNLLYVYAPNLVFTEAEYLLNYPGDHVVDMLGLDLYQHGTGKAFKKTLKTNVEVLKRVAETLKKPYALTEIGLDKVSESRWWSTILDDTVAEMGIAWVLLWRNDSENHFFVPYPDQLSANDFKTFSQKAHVLFLDDGKV